gaagactgaggatcAAAAATATTTTGCCTCTCTATCGGGCGGTaggcagctatgctatcgtaaatacagtatcttatgcattctaaataaccagccatttgaaaaaggaaaatgcaataaatatttactctgagctgagcTTCGGTAGATTGGTCGTAGATAGAAGGCCGGGTTGTCCAGCATGGATTTCTTGTCCTCTGAAGAATGTCTAATGGTGAACTGGAGGGTGGTAGAATGattctctgtccgtcctctcctagcccacgtttacagcggctaactcaacggctaggaggtatcacttctggagtgagtaagagttcaaagttcataccaagttgccatacttttaAGCTCGTGCTATATTCTGtctggtatagtcgaaattcatcctttcGGCATGTCAATCATCACCTTCGCATTGAACACGATGCTAATTTCATTAGGTTATTATCTGAGCCCTTTTAACATAGGACCgtcatcctcggaacaggaagttGAATTTTCGTCAACGGGTTTATATAGTGGTGAAAGAaaggtgtgtttcatagtttaggacccatgtctgttcacttgggcggggcctCTGAATGAGCAGAGtttacaaccaatgtctgttcacttgggcggggcctCTGAGTGAGCGGAGTTTCTCTATGACAAACCGTTCTCTCATttaagaagctaaaattacatttcatcttttcacaaatagtttcatatttataCATTTAGATTGCAGAACAATTCCATgcgaatctgataactagaatgtgtagattttccaagatacagtttgtcGTCCTACCATCAGTAATCATGTCTCAGACGCCAACTGATcggacatcatattcattaagtaccagcgcatattttcaactggttggattaccgaaatatggttccgtttcccaccttttgatgttaccagaatctctatgttagcAAAGGGCTTTTCAATAGAGTCAACTCTATAGAGTAGAGAGCGAGAAacggggggggtggggggggggggtggtattTATGTGGGTCAAAAACCTCCCCCAACAGGCCAAAGGCATgacaagaccaagtccatattatggcaagaacagctcaataagcaaagagaaatgatagtccatcattactttaagacatgaaggtcagtccatacggaaaatgtcaacatttcttcaagtgcagtcgcaaaaaccattaagcgttatgatgaaatgggctctcatgaggatcaccacaggaaaggaagacccagagttaccctgGCTgtagaggatatgttcattacagttaccagcctcagaaatcagcAATTAACCGCACAGCAGATTGCACCTCAGAGTTCAAgtatcagacacatctcaacatcaactgttcagaggagactgcgtgaatcaggcatttgtggtcaaattactgcaaagaaatcactactaaaggacaccaataagaagaggagacttgtttgggccaagaaacatgagcaatggacattagaccagtggaaagttgatatttttggttccaaccgccggtGGCTCCCACATGAAGtttggaggaggtggtgtgatggtgtgggggtgctttgctggtgacactcgaggcacacttaaccagcaaggctaccacagcattctgcagcgatacaccatcccatctggtttggcttagtgggactatcatttgtttttcaacaggacaatgacccaacatacctccagactgtgtatgggctatttgaccaaggaggagagtgatggagtgttgcatcagatgacctggtctcgaCAAtcaactgacctcaacccaattgatatggtttgggatgagttggaccacagagtgaaggaaaagcagctaacaagtgctcagcatatgtggtaactccttcaagactgttggaaaagcattccaggtgaagctggttgagagaatgccaagaatgtgcagagatctcaaggcaaagggtggctactttgaaaaatcaaaTGTtgattttaacactttttggggggttactacatggttccatatgtgttatttcatagtttggatgtcttcactattattctacaatgtagaaaatagtaaaaatacagaaccttgaatgagtaggtgaccaaacatttgactggtactgtgtgtgtgtctgtgtctgtgtctgtgtctgtacacacacagtactttcagaaagtattcaaacctcttgaccttttccacattttgttacattaaagcctttttcctaaaattgatttaaaaaatgtaacaaatctcatcaatctacaatacCCCAAAAACCAACAGCCTATCACCAAACAATAgctaattggggtcagccctaactCCAAACGACACCTCATCTTACCAGCAAAGGGTTTAGCAGCGTGAGAAGACTGCGATTGCCCCATGTATACAGAGATGTATACAGAGAGATGCTATGGGAGTTGATATTTCACTGAAGTAGCCATCTTATATTGGTGTTATCCATGTTGTGTTTGTGTCCTGGCTCTGTTGTTTAACCAGATGCTTAGGTTGTGGTTGGTTCTGTGTTTAGGGCTGTTGTTTTGGGAGCTAGCTGAGGGtgattgaagtgtgtgtgtgtgtgtgcctgcgtgacTCCAACATGTCCCCTGTGTTTTCAGACGTTGGATACTACAGCAGGTGTTACGGGAGTGCTCTTCCCCCGGGCCGGACAGGAAGGACCAAGGGGACGGTGATCGGCATGACGCAGCAGAGAAGACACGTCTGAGTGAGCACCTCCACAGGGTCCTATACGAAGAGATGAAAGTGTGTGCCGACGCCGCCGGCCGTTACCCTAGCAACTACAATGCCTGGTCGCATCGTATCTGGGTTCTGCAGAACATGGCCCCGGGCAACCTCCAGGTAGGAGTAGGACGACATGGGCTCtacatatgtctctctctcccttgtttcttTCTCTATCTTCATCTCTCTCAGCCTCTTAGGCTATATTTATGTTAATTGTACACGGTCTCTGTTAAAACAACTGCTCTTTCAATGTAACCTCTCTGGGTTCTAGCAAGGCAGGCAGCTAGCAGGTCTTATACTGCCAGGAAGGTAAGGAATCCTGACCGACCGGCcgctctgtgtgtcagtcagtagGGTCTATAGTGTATCACCAACAAGGACAGTGTGTCTCCGGCCTCTCTGCCTCacgtctcatctctctctagccTGTCGCTGTGTGACCATGACGATAGGACCTTTCTGGTCCACTGAACTGATCTGGGAACAGCCAACCCCTCTGGACTGAGCCCTAGGGATTTAAAGGTGTATGGAGAGTGTTTTGTTGTGTCTCAGTGAACACATGGCTTGTTTTTAAGCCGCAGTGGCATTCCCAGGATATGGAGTGATGCAATGGTAGGACCAGGGATATGGAGCGATGGTAGGGCCAGGGATATGGAGCGATGGTAGGGCCAGGGATATGGAGCGATGGTAGGGCCAGGGATATGGAGCGATGGTAGGGCCAGGGATATGGAGCTGcaataggcacttcctgttatTGGTAAGATGCCCTGCTCTCTGATCAGCCATTGGTGTTTGGGTTATGTAATGGCTGATGACATTTGATTGGTTGAATGTCTCTACATTGTCTTAAAGGTTCgaacagtcattctgattccCATGTAAAATAGCCTTTAGAGTGGCTAAAATATCTACAATAATATTCTGTGGGTTAGAAATTCTCAAAATcaaccaaatatttttttatctttGCTGACACCCTACAGTATAATGTTGGCACCAATCTATATAAACCACACGTAGGGCTGTTAGTGACCATATTACTGCTTCACtggcagtcattcaaaaataaaagtcatatttcacctttatttaaccaggtaggctagttgaggacaagttctcatttacaactgcgacctggccaagataaagcaaagcagtgcgacacatgaaataaacaaacgtacagtcaataacacaatagaaaagtttACATAGTGTTTGcgaatgaagtaagattagggaggtaaggcaataaataggccatagtgacaaaataattacaatttagcaattaaacactggagtgatagatgtgcagaagatgaatgtgcaagtagagatacttgggtgcaaaaatattataatatggggatgaggtagttgggtgggcgatttacagatgggctatgtacaggtccaatgatctgtaagctgatgcttaaagttagagagggaaatatgagtctccagcttctgtgatttttgcagttcgttccagtcattggcagcagagaactggaaggagaggcggctaaaggaggaattggctttgttggtgaccagtgaaatatacctgctggagcgcgtgctacggttgggtgctgctatggtgaccagtgagctgagataaggcatgGCTTTACCTAgcgaagacttatagatgacctagtatatggggctttggtgaaaaaaCGGATGGcagtgtgatagactgcatccaatttgctgagtagggtgttgtaggctattttgtaaattacattgccgaagtcaaggatcgttagtcagttttacgagggtgtttggcagcatgagtgaaggatgctttgttgcgaaataggaagccgattctagatttacttttggattggagatgcttaatgtgagtctggaaggagagtttagtctaaccagacacctaggtatttgtagttgtccacatattcccaagtcagaaccgtccagattaGTGATGCTTGACGGGCGGACAGGTGCGgccagcgatcggttgaagagcatgcatttagttttacttgcatttaagagcagttggaggccatggaaggagagttgtatggcattgaagctcgtctggaggtttgttaacacagtgtccaaagaagggccagaggtatacagaatggtgtcgtgtgACTCACCACCAGCAAGAGCcatatcattgatgtatacagagaagagtcagagtggagtggagaagagtgggattcgaaatggtcagtgatctgttttaCTTGGCTTTCGatgaccttagaaaggcagggttggatagatataggtctgtggTCATGACCACAGTAAATATTCCACGataatctccttttatgcactctgaaCATGCTTTGGTAGTACCCGACTTGCTAATGACCATCAGGTCCTGACGGCCTGGTACtcggggctctattgtccctctaaccactctgacatcaatgcaaatgcaatggAAAACCACATCAAACACCCAGTCGCTATTCGAGTGCACACGGCtgacatgtatttttcccctGCCTCTGATCCTGTCTATTTGATCACAGGCCATACTAAATCAAAACTCATtttacatattagtaaagacaagattacggtgagaatagtctgatgggtgaaaatgtGATCACTTGATGAGGGAAcagctgtgcagcctgaggcGAGGAACAGAGAGCAAGCTTTTTTCATTTCCCCCCCCCGCAACCTTCTAAAATCATCAATATCCtgtagtcgcatcatgcagcccatatatgcgtagatttctaagacattctaaggtttgtatcattcacaacttaAGTAGCCAGATAACTCTAAATAtagtatataggacctgtttctaATGATCACTTTAATGCTCAACATAACCACtttaggcactgcatcgcagtgctagctgtgccaccagagattctggattcgagcccaggctctgtcgcagccggccgcgaccgggaggcccgtggggcggcgcacaatttggcccagcgtcgtccgggttaggaagggtttggccggcagggatatccttgtctcatcgcgcacaagcgactcctgtggcgggccgggtgcagtgcacgctggccaggtgtacggtgtttcctccgacacattggtgcggctggcttctgggttggatgtgcattgtgtcaagaagcagtgtgtcttggttgtgttttggaggacgcatgactctggaccttcgcctctcccgagtccgtacaggagttgcagcgatgatacaagactgtaactactaccaattggataccatggaaTTGGGGAgaataattttaaaaatattttacaaAATAACAGCCACTTTATATGTGCACTCGCTCCAGAATGGGgaaaaaatatcctttctattttatttataatattctgttcttctgaagtgcattttcttcatatcataattTTCTGGcaaaaataatggatttattgtaacGGTGGATATCATATAGAattttatgtgtatgtgtgtgtgtgtgtgtaactatatGATCAACTTTATCAGTTTAGAACcaacatacattttttataattttgtcatcatactttgatctggtttcatccaaatatcgTCAAACGTAATCTTTaatttccttctcttctctgtgAATTTGCTATTGTATTCTGCTCCAGAATAATGCTGTGCCCTtcgcttgtaaaaaaaaaaaaaactcccatGTGAATGAAACTGGTGAATGAAATCACCCATGATGATGAACATACCATGTGATTAATGGTTATGCATATGGTTAGCGCTGTAAGAcctgtctcctccttccaggtCCTCCATGATGAGCTCTCCTCTATGCGTCAGTGGGTCTCCATGCACGTATCGGACCACAGTGGCTTCCACTACCGCCAGTTCCTGCTCAAGGCCCTGGTCAGGGAGCTCAGccagtccctgtcctcctcctcctctccccagcacTACCATCCTCAGCccagctctaaccctagccacaGCCCCCACAAAGCCAACCCCCTCCACCAGGCCAACGGAGAGGCCACAGCAGCagccccctgcccctctccccactccccaGAGGACCTGGCCTCGATGCCGGCATTGCCCCAGCTCTTCCACCAGGAGGTGGAACTATGTACTGACCTCATCAAGTCCTTCCCGGGACACGAGACACTCTGGTGTCACAGGTACGAGCCTACAGGACAATATTACCACAGAccaaaagggaaacccagacatgTCACGGGGCATAAATCTGAAGCATGCGTTTAGAACTTCCactcaccaccaaatatggtCATGAGAGGAAGTCCAGTGGCGGGAAGTGGGATAAAATGGAGCTAGATAAAACCTGTCCGACATTCTGCAAATTGtcatcaatgaaacatttgatctcaataccgttttctgttcccaaaactataaTCTGTTACGAACAGTGCACTTTGGAGACTTGCCCCTTTTTACAAGTTTGGAAGAATTgcattgtttagaaggagtgcgaGGGTGAATTGAGTtatttccccacacacacttcAGAGTAGACTTTACCTAATGGAAATGTGCAAATGCATGCTAAAACAGGCCAATTGGATATCTCACAAGCTCGTGCTTGGCTGTGCCCGCCTCCTTTCTTGGTCTATGATCTATGCTTAATTTCCATCCATTGGAAACGACACCAATACGACACCAatcttgggttagttattagTGTCTTTTAGATATTACTGTCACTCAACCTGGGACTACAATGTTAGCCAATCACAGAACACATTTTATATTGACATGCTCTGGCGTCACAGGTAAGAGCATACAGGAACTCCATGTCTCTTTATCTAGGGTGTGGCCTAACTCCAGCCATAGCCTTAGTCATAGATACTGTACAGAGTTTGTCTCTCTACCTTCCATATTGGTGGCAAATGCTTTATTACGACAATCATGTTTCTTTAAGCAATAAGGtgcgagggggtgtggtatatggccaatataccaagggtaagggctgttcttaggcaggacgcaacgcagagtgcctggatacagcccttagccgtggtatattggccatataccacaaactccagaggtgccttattgctattataaactggttaccaacctaattagagcagttaaaagtaaatgttttgtcatacggtctgatataccacggctatcagccaatcagcattcagggcttgaaccacccagtttataatctgtTAGACCATGACAATGTTCTCAGGAGTAGATGTTTTGGGGGTTATCATGACATTGATGTTGTTTTGCTGTGGAACATTCTTCCTTCTAGAGGGGGAaaacaaagggagagaaagaaaagagagaagatagatgagagggagggagagagatgttttGCCCCGAGGCTAAAGACCAGCTGCACAGTCAAGTGTTTATCCTGACCAGCTTTGTTGTGATAGGGAGAAGTGAGTGGTGCTATGGCAACAGTGTTCACATCCTTGTTGAATGTGTGAGACATGTATAGATAGATATATCTTAGGTTTTAAAGATGATTGTCGAAAAGTAGATtagttgtttgttttgtttttttacatcacAACAGTTGTGCTCTTCCTCAAATACTTTATTAATAAGGATATTGTTTTTTAGCCTACATAGTTTTGTATCTTTTCCCCCTTTAAAAACATCAAgtgcttatttattttttaagctTCTCATTCCgtacagataaataaataataaagcaCCCTAAAGGCGTTGCAGTGTAGCGTACTGGTTCACATTGACATGATTCCAGTCTAATGCTCATGCAGTATTTCATAACAACTATCTTCTCAAGGCGACACGTCTTCTACCTCTGGCACCACTGGAGGAGGGACCACCACTACGGCCAGGGCTTCGGCAGCGAGTCTCCCCACCTGAACCACACCGATGCTGGGCTGAGCAGCCACCCTCACACGGCCTGCCCTGGAGGTGTGGGTCTAGACAGGGTGCAGCGCAGGAATGGACAGGCTCAGGAGGGTCAGGATGCCATGGAAGTGGACGGGGTTGGGGTCCCGGACCCCCGTGACACCAAGCGCCTGAAGAGGGGTCCCCCTGGCCCCTGCCCCCCTGCTTTGCCCTCAGAGCACAGCTTCATAGCCAGTGTCCTGGACAGCTGCCGCTCCCCTGAGCAGGGACGCTTCGCCCTCGCATACAGGAAGTGGTTGGACTCTGTTATTGGTCAGTGAGATATAGACTAACTCTGTCATTGGTCAGTGAGAGGATATACTTCCTGTTCCACCGGAGATGGGCAGCGGTTAGAAGTTGCCCACCTGCACAGATCTAGCATCCTCTCACCCTTACacaacccctaaccttaaccattagggcGAGAACTACTAAGAACTGTCCCTAGATCAGCGT
This window of the Oncorhynchus tshawytscha isolate Ot180627B linkage group LG12, Otsh_v2.0, whole genome shotgun sequence genome carries:
- the LOC112238389 gene encoding protein prenyltransferase alpha subunit repeat-containing protein 1 isoform X1, with the translated sequence MAETENEVEVLVQRVVKDINNAFKRNPNIDEIGLIPCPEVRYNRSPIVLVENKLGVESWCVKYLLPYVHNKLLLYRQRKQWLDREALVDITCTLLLLNPDFTTAWNVRKELLQCGALSPERDLYLGKLALTKFPKSPETWIHRRWILQQVLRECSSPGPDRKDQGDGDRHDAAEKTRLSEHLHRVLYEEMKVCADAAGRYPSNYNAWSHRIWVLQNMAPGNLQVLHDELSSMRQWVSMHVSDHSGFHYRQFLLKALVRELSQSLSSSSSPQHYHPQPSSNPSHSPHKANPLHQANGEATAAAPCPSPHSPEDLASMPALPQLFHQEVELCTDLIKSFPGHETLWCHRRHVFYLWHHWRRDHHYGQGFGSESPHLNHTDAGLSSHPHTACPGGVGLDRVQRRNGQAQEGQDAMEVDGVGVPDPRDTKRLKRGPPGPCPPALPSEHSFIASVLDSCRSPEQGRFALAYRKWLDSVIGQ
- the LOC112238389 gene encoding protein prenyltransferase alpha subunit repeat-containing protein 1 isoform X2, with protein sequence MQCFRPLHLSGGPLEKFEVKFLAQGLNALVDITCTLLLLNPDFTTAWNVRKELLQCGALSPERDLYLGKLALTKFPKSPETWIHRRWILQQVLRECSSPGPDRKDQGDGDRHDAAEKTRLSEHLHRVLYEEMKVCADAAGRYPSNYNAWSHRIWVLQNMAPGNLQVLHDELSSMRQWVSMHVSDHSGFHYRQFLLKALVRELSQSLSSSSSPQHYHPQPSSNPSHSPHKANPLHQANGEATAAAPCPSPHSPEDLASMPALPQLFHQEVELCTDLIKSFPGHETLWCHRRHVFYLWHHWRRDHHYGQGFGSESPHLNHTDAGLSSHPHTACPGGVGLDRVQRRNGQAQEGQDAMEVDGVGVPDPRDTKRLKRGPPGPCPPALPSEHSFIASVLDSCRSPEQGRFALAYRKWLDSVIGQ